The Streptomyces luteogriseus genome includes a window with the following:
- a CDS encoding ABC transporter permease, with product MLAPNGLARAALRFRPAACVGTFVALVLAATIVSACGILLETGVRATVPPERYAHAPAVAAAGQRAGNPEEGGVVPDRARLKDSLVAKAAAVPGVRAAIPDVTFPVLTPEGTLTAHGWGSTAFTGERLTSGRAPGPGEVVLAPGTSRPAGDTVTLTLPDGPRTYRVSGTAAAQGTVWFSDAEAVRVSGHPHRVDAIAVLPAPGVGTAALSSRLAHALGDRAEIHTGDDRGTVEDPALTEAREVLTGIGGSFGGVATMVAVFTAAGTVALAIGRRAREFALLRAIGTTPRQIRRTVATEALLVAPVAGALGCLPGMALAAWWFGQLKDKGAVPEPVDLAVSWIPLTVTTGTVLATALLAGYMAAHRSSRIKPGQALSEASVERLRPGWIRTPLGVAAAVGGFVCAGLAASETGEDAVNAALGVVMLFMLAVALLGPLIARACASLLGLPLRGAGAPAVLAAANSRTNARRLASAITPIVLAMAFSSVLVFLHTSEDRATAQQQRSGIVADHVVTADGGALPPDAVRRAGRTPEVTAAVGLLRTSVLVRASGALTPVSAQGVTGSARDLAAVQDLDVEKGRLSLKPGEIALDASVAENAGVGVGDRIRLHLPDGTRATPLVAATYGRGMGLSQVTFHRTDLARHVSSSFDTELWVKGGTAKALAPLGRVMDRADHTTAQSLDRELNAWANTVMAAVLGGFAAVAAVNTLVMTVLDRRGELGTLRLLGSTRRQVLRMVRWEALLVAVAGIALGTAIALATLVPMTRGLTGQGPYIPPLVYGSFAAAVLVLGTAAATLPARAALRGETLER from the coding sequence ATGCTCGCCCCCAACGGCCTGGCCCGCGCGGCCCTCCGGTTCCGTCCCGCCGCGTGCGTCGGCACCTTCGTGGCCCTCGTCCTGGCCGCCACGATCGTGTCGGCCTGCGGCATCCTCCTGGAGACGGGCGTACGCGCCACGGTCCCTCCCGAGCGCTACGCGCACGCCCCCGCGGTGGCCGCGGCAGGGCAGCGGGCGGGGAACCCCGAGGAGGGCGGCGTGGTGCCGGACCGGGCGCGCCTGAAGGACTCCCTGGTCGCGAAGGCCGCCGCGGTGCCGGGAGTACGGGCGGCGATCCCCGACGTCACCTTCCCGGTGCTCACGCCCGAGGGGACGCTCACCGCACACGGCTGGGGCTCCACCGCCTTCACCGGCGAACGTCTCACGAGCGGCCGCGCCCCCGGCCCCGGCGAGGTCGTCCTCGCCCCCGGCACATCACGCCCGGCCGGCGACACCGTCACCCTCACCCTCCCCGACGGCCCCCGCACCTACCGAGTCTCCGGAACCGCCGCCGCTCAGGGCACGGTGTGGTTCAGCGACGCCGAAGCCGTCCGCGTCTCCGGCCACCCCCATCGCGTCGACGCCATCGCGGTCCTCCCCGCCCCCGGCGTCGGCACGGCGGCCCTCTCATCCCGCCTCGCCCACGCCCTGGGCGACCGGGCCGAGATCCACACGGGCGACGACCGGGGCACGGTGGAGGACCCCGCCCTCACCGAAGCCCGGGAGGTCCTGACCGGAATCGGCGGCTCCTTCGGCGGCGTCGCCACCATGGTCGCCGTCTTCACCGCCGCCGGCACCGTCGCCCTCGCGATCGGCCGCCGAGCCCGCGAGTTCGCCCTGCTCCGCGCCATCGGCACCACCCCGCGCCAGATCCGCCGCACCGTCGCCACCGAGGCGCTGCTCGTCGCGCCCGTCGCCGGCGCTCTCGGCTGCCTGCCCGGAATGGCCCTGGCCGCTTGGTGGTTCGGCCAGTTGAAGGACAAGGGAGCCGTACCGGAACCCGTCGATCTCGCCGTCTCCTGGATCCCCCTGACCGTCACGACCGGGACGGTCCTGGCCACCGCCCTGCTCGCCGGATACATGGCCGCGCACCGCAGTTCACGCATCAAGCCGGGCCAGGCGCTGAGCGAGGCCTCCGTGGAGCGGCTGCGCCCGGGCTGGATCCGCACCCCCCTCGGCGTGGCGGCGGCGGTCGGCGGCTTCGTGTGTGCGGGCCTGGCCGCGTCGGAGACGGGCGAGGACGCGGTCAACGCCGCCCTCGGTGTGGTCATGCTGTTCATGCTGGCCGTCGCCCTGCTGGGGCCACTGATCGCCCGCGCCTGCGCGTCCCTGCTCGGGCTCCCGCTGCGCGGCGCCGGCGCACCCGCCGTCCTCGCCGCGGCCAACTCCCGTACCAACGCACGGCGTCTGGCCTCCGCGATCACCCCGATCGTGCTCGCCATGGCGTTCTCCTCCGTGCTGGTCTTCCTGCACACCAGCGAGGACCGGGCCACCGCGCAGCAGCAGCGGTCGGGCATCGTCGCCGACCACGTCGTCACGGCCGACGGGGGCGCCCTGCCGCCGGACGCGGTCCGACGGGCCGGGCGCACACCCGAGGTCACCGCGGCCGTGGGGCTGCTGAGGACGTCCGTTCTCGTCCGGGCCTCGGGCGCCCTGACCCCGGTCTCCGCCCAGGGCGTCACGGGTTCGGCCCGCGACCTTGCCGCCGTGCAGGACCTGGACGTCGAGAAGGGCCGGCTGTCGCTGAAGCCGGGCGAGATCGCCCTGGACGCGTCCGTCGCCGAGAACGCGGGTGTCGGCGTCGGCGACCGCATCCGCCTCCACCTGCCCGACGGCACCAGGGCCACCCCGCTGGTGGCGGCGACGTACGGACGCGGCATGGGCCTGTCCCAGGTCACCTTCCACCGCACCGACCTGGCCCGCCACGTCAGTTCGTCCTTCGACACCGAACTGTGGGTCAAGGGCGGCACGGCGAAGGCGCTCGCCCCGCTCGGCCGCGTCATGGACCGCGCCGACCACACCACCGCCCAGTCCCTCGACCGCGAGCTCAACGCCTGGGCGAACACGGTCATGGCGGCCGTCCTCGGCGGCTTCGCGGCCGTCGCCGCCGTCAACACCCTGGTGATGACGGTCCTGGACCGCCGCGGCGAACTCGGCACGCTCCGTCTGCTCGGCTCCACCCGCCGCCAGGTCCTGCGCATGGTCCGCTGGGAAGCGCTGCTGGTCGCCGTCGCGGGCATCGCGCTCGGCACGGCGATCGCCCTGGCCACCCTCGTCCCGATGACGAGGGGCCTGACGGGTCAGGGGCCGTACATCCCGCCGCTCGTCTACGGCTCGTTCGCCGCCGCGGTCCTCGTCCTCGGCACGGCCGCGGCCACCCTGCCGGCCCGGGCGGCGCTGCGCGGGGAGACACTGGAGCGGTGA
- a CDS encoding HD domain-containing protein, with the protein MTLAQVEATARAAHTGQTDKAGRPYAEHLRAVAEGVRARGGDEEQIAAAWLHDAVEDDALSAEWLREAALSSRTKDIVLAVTKRAGEPPEAYAARVLATPGALLVKESDLAHNADPARLAVLDEATRKRLTEKYARMRALLGLVG; encoded by the coding sequence ATGACCCTGGCCCAGGTCGAGGCCACCGCCCGCGCCGCACACACCGGCCAGACCGACAAGGCGGGACGGCCCTACGCCGAACACCTCCGGGCCGTGGCGGAGGGCGTACGGGCGCGGGGCGGTGACGAGGAGCAGATCGCGGCGGCCTGGCTGCACGACGCGGTCGAGGACGACGCCCTCTCCGCGGAGTGGCTGCGCGAGGCCGCGCTGAGCAGCCGTACGAAGGACATCGTGCTCGCGGTCACCAAACGGGCCGGGGAGCCGCCGGAGGCGTACGCCGCGCGGGTCCTCGCCACGCCCGGCGCGCTGCTGGTGAAGGAGTCGGACCTGGCGCACAACGCGGACCCGGCCCGGCTCGCGGTCCTCGACGAGGCGACCCGGAAACGACTGACCGAGAAGTACGCACGGATGCGCGCGCTTCTCGGTCTCGTCGGATGA
- a CDS encoding acyltransferase family protein, protein MPSPRSPQSTQKKQNGKQRDAFFDNAKYLAIVLVAMGHAWEPLKGDSRILEAAYQVVYAFHMPAFIIISGYFSRSFDMRPDRLKRLITGVAVPYIIFETAYPLFKRWIDDDPGQDISLLDPWYLTWFLVALFVWRLTTPIWNLVRWPLPLALGLAMLATVTPEIGDDLDLQRVLQFLPFFVLGLVMKPEHFHMVRTRGVRIASVPVFAAALAFSWWAVPRMNTAWFYHRDAAQELGAPWWTGPVMVLAMFGCSLVLTACFFAWVPRRHMWFTALGAGTLYGYLLHGFLVKAGDYQGWFEASWLHHPTGEILVTALAAAVVTVLCTKPVQRVFRFAMEPKMAWAFKRDAAELARERQSAERREREREREKVNA, encoded by the coding sequence GTGCCGAGCCCCCGCTCGCCGCAGAGCACGCAGAAGAAACAGAACGGCAAGCAGCGCGACGCGTTCTTCGACAACGCGAAGTACCTCGCGATCGTGCTGGTGGCCATGGGCCACGCCTGGGAGCCGCTCAAGGGCGACAGCCGGATACTCGAGGCGGCGTACCAGGTCGTCTACGCGTTCCACATGCCGGCGTTCATCATCATCTCCGGCTACTTCTCGCGCAGTTTCGACATGCGGCCCGACCGGCTGAAGCGCCTGATCACCGGCGTCGCCGTGCCGTACATCATCTTCGAGACGGCCTACCCGCTCTTCAAACGGTGGATCGACGACGACCCGGGGCAGGACATCAGCCTCCTCGACCCGTGGTACCTGACCTGGTTCCTGGTCGCGCTGTTCGTCTGGCGGCTGACCACCCCCATCTGGAACCTGGTGCGCTGGCCGCTGCCGCTCGCGCTGGGTCTCGCCATGCTGGCGACCGTCACCCCGGAGATCGGCGACGACCTGGACCTGCAGCGCGTCCTGCAGTTCCTGCCGTTCTTCGTGCTGGGCCTGGTCATGAAGCCCGAGCACTTCCACATGGTGCGCACACGTGGGGTACGGATCGCCTCGGTGCCCGTGTTCGCCGCCGCCCTGGCCTTCAGCTGGTGGGCGGTGCCGCGCATGAACACCGCGTGGTTCTACCACCGGGACGCCGCGCAGGAACTGGGCGCTCCGTGGTGGACCGGCCCGGTCATGGTGCTCGCCATGTTCGGCTGCTCCCTGGTGCTGACCGCCTGCTTCTTCGCCTGGGTGCCGCGCCGCCACATGTGGTTCACCGCGCTCGGCGCCGGCACGCTCTACGGCTACCTGCTGCACGGCTTCCTGGTGAAGGCCGGCGACTACCAGGGCTGGTTCGAGGCCTCCTGGCTGCACCATCCGACCGGTGAGATCCTCGTGACCGCCCTCGCGGCCGCCGTCGTGACGGTCCTGTGCACCAAGCCGGTGCAGCGCGTCTTCCGGTTCGCGATGGAGCCGAAGATGGCCTGGGCCTTCAAGCGGGACGCGGCCGAGCTGGCCCGCGAACGCCAGAGCGCCGAGCGGCGCGAACGCGAACGCGAACGCGAGAAGGTCAACGCCTGA
- a CDS encoding serine/threonine-protein kinase, whose translation MALRDSDPAEVGGYRIEDRLGSGGMGVVYLARSASGRRLAIKVVHSQYADDDEFRTRFRREVAAARQVSGAFTAPVVDADADATHPWMATLYIPGADLGTHVREQGPLPLPRLRGLAAGLAEALRDIHRAGVVHRDLKPANVMLAEDGPRVIDFGISRAAEFAASDVLTQTGRVMGTPPFMSPEQFASPQDVGPAADMFSLGSVLTYAATCRGPFDSPSPYETALRVVEGEPDLTGVPDELLPFVRLCLEKHQKSRPAADELFTLLRDGGTPGPRPVHGAATRPVRPWPGARPTEPAVTAWPDAARTERGETSRQLPEEADAGRDEERRPRSDRTPTEHSGPPHAPAGTPSEDEHPRSRRRPALLLASAAAAVALTAIVTTTVTLIRDNDRPDPAGDRPASSTAEAAGLPDGWKPWVATAKAPGGSDGGLGGADTSFKNCSVVDASLVCAGSDLMATRFGLADGRNTWSRPVDSTPDGASGDEGALIGTGDGRVYGYGAEDAEGTSGVGSSYAVYALAAGTGKELWRTPTGSGETAVVPDGPQGAATAVSEGVVTFYGSQGDQYALLDAETGEVRWRQPKPGDRGDCALDAAADRAYLICTAEVNDGKTAETTVSEIDQGTGKTRWTVEAQGSLQMLGRQGGLLVFTDGVSMTRGLTLIDAASRKLTVRRLAEARPEASRAYLVRGTVYFTRTGGGVRAVSPLTGRTLWESNTTVERQGPPTASATQVYFASPSGRLAALNARSGKVEATRDGRDDGGRVDSMLVTSGAQLLLVGDALYVPYGVRSVYTVDVRDL comes from the coding sequence ATGGCGCTGCGCGATTCCGACCCGGCGGAGGTGGGCGGCTACCGCATCGAGGACCGCCTCGGCTCCGGCGGCATGGGTGTGGTCTACCTGGCCCGCTCGGCGTCCGGCCGGCGCCTCGCGATCAAGGTCGTGCACAGCCAGTACGCCGACGACGACGAGTTCCGCACCCGTTTCCGCCGCGAGGTGGCCGCCGCCCGCCAGGTCAGCGGCGCCTTCACGGCGCCCGTCGTGGACGCCGACGCCGACGCCACGCATCCCTGGATGGCCACCCTCTACATACCGGGCGCGGACCTCGGCACCCATGTCCGCGAGCAGGGCCCGCTCCCGCTGCCCCGCCTGCGCGGCCTCGCCGCCGGCCTCGCCGAGGCGCTGCGCGACATCCACCGCGCCGGGGTCGTCCACCGCGACCTCAAGCCGGCCAACGTGATGCTCGCCGAGGACGGCCCCCGCGTCATCGACTTCGGCATCTCCCGTGCCGCCGAGTTCGCCGCCTCCGACGTCCTCACCCAGACCGGCCGCGTCATGGGCACCCCGCCCTTCATGTCCCCCGAGCAGTTCGCCTCTCCCCAGGACGTCGGCCCGGCCGCCGACATGTTCTCCCTCGGCTCGGTCCTCACCTACGCCGCCACCTGCCGCGGACCCTTCGACAGTCCCAGTCCGTACGAGACGGCCCTGCGGGTCGTCGAGGGCGAGCCCGACCTCACCGGCGTCCCGGACGAACTGCTGCCCTTCGTCCGTCTCTGCCTGGAGAAGCACCAGAAGTCCCGCCCCGCCGCGGACGAACTGTTCACCCTCCTCCGCGACGGCGGCACCCCCGGCCCGCGCCCCGTGCACGGCGCCGCGACGCGCCCCGTACGCCCGTGGCCCGGCGCACGGCCGACCGAGCCGGCCGTCACCGCGTGGCCCGACGCGGCCCGCACCGAGCGCGGCGAAACGTCCCGCCAACTGCCCGAGGAGGCGGACGCCGGGCGGGACGAGGAGCGGCGCCCCCGTTCCGACAGGACCCCGACGGAACACTCCGGGCCGCCCCACGCCCCGGCCGGGACGCCGTCCGAGGACGAGCACCCCCGAAGCCGCCGCAGACCCGCGCTGCTGCTGGCCTCCGCCGCCGCGGCCGTGGCACTCACCGCGATCGTCACCACCACCGTGACCCTGATCCGGGACAACGACCGCCCGGATCCGGCGGGCGACCGCCCGGCCTCGTCCACCGCCGAGGCGGCCGGCCTCCCCGACGGCTGGAAGCCGTGGGTCGCCACGGCGAAGGCCCCCGGCGGCAGCGACGGCGGCCTGGGCGGCGCCGACACCTCCTTCAAGAACTGCTCCGTCGTCGACGCCTCCCTCGTGTGCGCAGGCTCCGACCTCATGGCGACCCGCTTCGGTCTCGCCGACGGCCGCAACACCTGGAGCCGGCCCGTCGACTCCACCCCCGACGGCGCCTCCGGCGACGAGGGCGCGCTCATCGGCACCGGCGACGGACGCGTCTACGGCTACGGGGCCGAGGACGCCGAAGGCACGAGCGGCGTGGGTTCCAGTTACGCGGTCTACGCCCTGGCCGCCGGAACCGGCAAGGAACTCTGGCGGACCCCGACCGGCAGTGGCGAGACGGCGGTGGTCCCCGACGGGCCCCAGGGCGCCGCGACGGCGGTGTCCGAGGGCGTCGTCACCTTCTACGGATCACAGGGCGACCAGTACGCCCTGCTCGACGCGGAGACCGGCGAGGTGCGCTGGCGGCAGCCGAAGCCTGGCGACCGGGGTGACTGCGCGCTGGACGCGGCGGCCGACCGTGCCTACCTGATCTGCACGGCCGAGGTGAACGACGGGAAGACCGCCGAGACCACCGTCTCCGAGATCGACCAGGGCACCGGGAAGACCCGCTGGACCGTCGAGGCCCAGGGCTCTTTGCAGATGCTCGGCCGGCAAGGCGGACTCCTGGTGTTCACGGACGGCGTGTCCATGACCCGCGGCCTCACCCTGATCGACGCCGCCTCGCGGAAGCTCACCGTGCGACGGCTGGCGGAGGCCCGGCCCGAGGCCTCGAGGGCGTACCTGGTCCGCGGCACCGTCTACTTCACGCGCACCGGCGGCGGCGTCCGCGCGGTCTCGCCGCTCACCGGGCGGACCCTGTGGGAGTCCAACACCACCGTGGAGCGGCAGGGGCCACCGACCGCCTCCGCCACCCAGGTGTACTTCGCGTCGCCCAGCGGCCGCCTCGCCGCCCTGAACGCGCGCAGCGGCAAGGTCGAGGCCACCCGGGACGGCCGCGACGACGGCGGCCGGGTGGACAGCATGCTCGTCACCTCCGGGGCACAGCTCCTCCTCGTCGGCGACGCCCTGTACGTCCCCTATGGCGTGCGCTCCGTCTACACCGTCGACGTGCGCGACCTCTGA
- a CDS encoding GNAT family N-acetyltransferase, translating to MLYRAATADPADLNRAAAYAADGPVPALTAERIREELASNQFRPEWIWFAEDEDGEILARALWWGRADSARPIALDCLQVRSSVVDPVAIASGLLAAGHAAFGALPAYNISLPRDWRSNPVLVDAVAWRREAACRSGLSSEIERLRYEWTPVAKVPVPEGKLIFREGTDEEFLDAFIRVSAGSLDQHTQNELRSMDVEQLAREDIEFYLDCPGERSWWRLAELPDGTLAGLAIPSATPYHRNVGYLGVVPEQRGQGLIDEILAEITRFHASEGADRITATTDVVNVPMAAAFDRASYEITEIRLVLEAPPQ from the coding sequence ATGCTCTATCGCGCTGCCACCGCAGACCCCGCAGACCTCAATCGCGCCGCCGCCTACGCGGCCGATGGTCCCGTCCCCGCCTTGACCGCGGAAAGGATCCGAGAGGAGCTCGCGAGCAACCAGTTCCGCCCCGAGTGGATCTGGTTCGCTGAGGACGAGGATGGGGAGATCCTGGCTCGCGCTCTGTGGTGGGGCCGGGCCGACAGCGCGCGGCCGATCGCGCTCGATTGCCTCCAGGTACGCTCCAGCGTCGTCGACCCGGTCGCCATTGCCTCCGGGCTGCTAGCCGCCGGCCATGCCGCCTTCGGGGCTCTTCCTGCTTACAACATCTCGCTGCCCCGCGACTGGCGGAGCAACCCCGTGCTGGTCGATGCGGTGGCCTGGCGCAGGGAGGCGGCGTGCAGGTCAGGACTGAGCAGCGAGATTGAGCGTCTGCGGTACGAGTGGACACCGGTTGCCAAGGTCCCTGTGCCTGAGGGAAAGCTGATCTTCCGGGAGGGTACGGACGAGGAGTTCCTCGACGCGTTCATCCGAGTGTCCGCTGGGAGCCTGGATCAGCACACGCAGAACGAGCTCCGCTCGATGGACGTCGAGCAATTGGCCCGCGAGGACATCGAGTTCTACCTCGACTGTCCCGGTGAGCGCTCCTGGTGGCGCCTTGCCGAACTCCCGGACGGCACTCTGGCGGGCCTGGCCATCCCCTCCGCGACCCCCTACCACCGAAACGTCGGCTACCTGGGTGTCGTTCCAGAGCAGCGCGGACAGGGCCTGATCGACGAAATCCTCGCCGAGATCACCAGGTTCCACGCGAGCGAGGGCGCCGACCGCATTACCGCTACGACGGACGTCGTCAACGTTCCGATGGCCGCCGCCTTCGACCGCGCGAGCTATGAGATAACGGAGATCCGCCTCGTCCTGGAAGCCCCACCACAGTGA
- a CDS encoding integrase has product MGHSTARAALIYQHASAERDRLIADALSALVDKGRKSKKKQDPKRKGRAGDTPD; this is encoded by the coding sequence ATGGGCCACAGCACGGCCCGTGCCGCGCTGATCTACCAGCACGCAAGCGCCGAGCGTGACCGGCTGATCGCCGACGCCCTGAGCGCCCTCGTCGACAAGGGCCGGAAGAGCAAGAAGAAGCAAGATCCAAAGCGGAAGGGGCGCGCGGGGGACACGCCGGACTGA